One window of Corynebacterium doosanense CAU 212 = DSM 45436 genomic DNA carries:
- a CDS encoding helix-turn-helix domain-containing protein, which translates to MANATPTLPSITADDLLRTFRREDVCDRLGISVRTLDRLLTRGELKTVPGTRGKGRTTLITAATLYDYIYGSGR; encoded by the coding sequence ATGGCTAACGCCACCCCTACCCTTCCCTCGATCACTGCTGATGATCTCCTCAGGACGTTCCGTCGTGAAGACGTGTGTGATCGTCTGGGCATCTCTGTTCGCACCCTTGATCGCCTGCTCACTCGCGGTGAATTAAAGACCGTTCCCGGTACCCGGGGCAAGGGGCGCACCACGCTAATCACGGCTGCCACGCTGTACGACTACATTTACGGCAGTGGTCGGTAG
- a CDS encoding pyrimidine reductase family protein, with amino-acid sequence MTFPTHIPARELIGDGPAPGVREVRMVYISTLTGSASLGGSTGKMGNDTDSELFQGVRQWSDAILVGANTVRREGYGAVAEGTGEQKASRRLANQSPAPVLAVISRSLDFPATADQLTLTPQSSLDDPALRERRTELESAGVELVSTGGGSPEEIIDALTSRGLHRIDCEGGPGIAAMMLGADLIDVVHLTFEPVFTTPVEQPLLSLRPGMEGFERRFGLEHAAPTTDGTVFLRYRRTTTR; translated from the coding sequence ATGACCTTCCCCACCCACATTCCCGCCCGCGAACTCATCGGCGACGGCCCCGCGCCCGGCGTGCGCGAGGTGCGCATGGTGTACATCTCCACGCTGACGGGCTCGGCGTCCCTCGGCGGAAGCACCGGGAAGATGGGCAACGATACAGACTCCGAGCTGTTCCAGGGCGTGCGCCAGTGGTCCGACGCGATCCTCGTGGGCGCGAACACCGTGCGGCGTGAGGGATACGGAGCGGTCGCCGAGGGCACCGGGGAACAGAAAGCTTCTCGACGCCTCGCCAACCAGTCCCCCGCCCCCGTCCTGGCCGTGATCTCCCGTTCGCTGGATTTTCCCGCCACCGCGGACCAGCTCACGCTCACCCCGCAGTCGAGCCTGGACGACCCGGCTCTGCGCGAACGCCGAACCGAACTGGAGAGCGCCGGCGTCGAGCTCGTGAGCACCGGCGGCGGCAGCCCGGAGGAGATCATTGACGCGCTCACCTCCCGTGGCCTGCACCGCATCGACTGCGAGGGCGGCCCCGGCATCGCCGCGATGATGCTCGGTGCCGACCTCATCGACGTCGTCCACCTCACCTTCGAGCCGGTCTTCACCACCCCGGTCGAGCAGCCGCTACTCTCCCTGCGCCCGGGAATGGAGGGTTTCGAGCGTCGCTTCGGGCTGGAGCACGCTGCACCGACCACCGACGGCACCGTGTTTCTCCGGTACCGCCGCACCACCACCCGCTAG
- a CDS encoding glycosyltransferase family 87 protein, translating into MSTPVTAPLDRFFAARRPLAPLWLTDRSGTAGNRVAAAVAWPVAIVLVLHGILVLAANGSVTDDFSTVHAAIRRFLTGTPVYNEAYHHVDPHYLYNPGATLLLTPLGLIPDASLARGLFVLANAAAIVAALALLTRLFGHRLSSAVFPVSVAVAFMTESVRNTLVFSNINGILLLVFVGFLWLWLHDRRWLAGLALGLAIVVKPMFTPLILLPLVRLDWRTVLGAVAVPVVTNAIAWPLVPGAGDYLSVVAPYLSQTRDYANSSLAGFAVYFDMPGALHAAAWLVLAALVGVGVLALLPWRITDPLFWLTTSSGLLLTGVFLLSSLGQQYYSMMLYPMIFTLLLRTSVFHHAPAWLAAFLFLAPVSWLSDVWPNLGRWLSTFTATAGWAMLIAVTATATVVWLRREGISREPVALNRKTASERSTP; encoded by the coding sequence GTGAGCACTCCAGTTACCGCCCCCCTCGACCGGTTCTTCGCCGCCCGCCGACCGCTCGCCCCGCTGTGGCTGACCGACCGCTCGGGCACCGCCGGCAACCGGGTCGCGGCCGCGGTGGCCTGGCCAGTCGCGATAGTGCTGGTCCTCCACGGAATCCTTGTCCTCGCGGCCAACGGCTCGGTGACAGATGACTTCTCGACGGTCCACGCAGCAATCCGCCGGTTCCTCACCGGGACGCCCGTGTACAACGAGGCCTACCACCACGTTGACCCGCACTACCTGTACAACCCCGGGGCGACGCTGCTACTGACCCCGTTGGGGCTGATCCCCGACGCCTCCCTGGCCCGGGGCCTGTTTGTCCTGGCCAACGCCGCGGCGATCGTGGCGGCGCTGGCGCTGTTGACCCGGTTGTTCGGACACCGGCTGAGCTCCGCCGTGTTCCCCGTGTCCGTCGCGGTGGCGTTCATGACCGAGTCCGTGCGCAACACCCTGGTGTTCTCCAACATCAACGGCATCCTCCTGCTCGTCTTTGTCGGCTTTCTCTGGCTGTGGCTGCATGATCGGCGTTGGCTGGCAGGCCTGGCGCTAGGGCTGGCCATCGTGGTCAAGCCGATGTTCACCCCCCTGATCCTGCTGCCCCTCGTTCGGCTGGACTGGCGCACCGTCCTCGGCGCGGTCGCAGTGCCGGTGGTGACCAACGCTATCGCCTGGCCGCTGGTGCCCGGAGCTGGCGACTACCTCTCCGTCGTGGCCCCCTACCTCTCGCAGACACGCGACTACGCCAACTCCTCCCTGGCGGGCTTCGCCGTGTACTTCGACATGCCGGGCGCGCTGCACGCGGCGGCGTGGCTGGTGTTGGCTGCGCTCGTCGGCGTCGGCGTGCTGGCCCTGCTGCCCTGGCGCATCACCGATCCGCTGTTCTGGCTGACCACCTCCTCCGGTCTGCTCCTCACCGGCGTGTTCCTGCTCTCCTCGCTGGGCCAGCAGTACTACTCCATGATGCTGTACCCCATGATCTTCACGCTGCTCCTGCGCACCAGCGTCTTCCACCACGCCCCCGCGTGGCTGGCCGCCTTCCTCTTCCTTGCGCCGGTGAGCTGGCTCAGCGATGTCTGGCCCAACCTCGGCCGCTGGCTCTCCACCTTCACCGCCACGGCCGGCTGGGCGATGCTCATAGCGGTCACCGCGACGGCCACGGTCGTCTGGCTGCGGCGGGAGGGAATCTCTCGCGAGCCGGTAGCGTTGAACAGGAAGACCGCTAGCGAAAGGAGCACCCCATGA
- the msrB gene encoding peptide-methionine (R)-S-oxide reductase MsrB codes for MTDFKLIADDEWRQRLSPEEYHVLRQAGTEPPGTGEYENTTTEGIYTCRACGHEIFRSTEKFSSHCGWPSFYSPAGNDNVIERVDNSLGMRRVEVLCANCESHLGHVFEGEGYQTPTDLRYCINSISMKLEEKSVDK; via the coding sequence ATGACCGACTTCAAACTCATCGCGGACGACGAATGGCGCCAGCGCCTGAGTCCCGAGGAATACCACGTCCTGCGCCAGGCGGGCACGGAGCCGCCCGGCACCGGAGAGTACGAGAACACCACCACCGAGGGCATCTACACCTGCCGCGCGTGTGGCCACGAGATCTTCCGTTCCACCGAGAAGTTCTCCTCGCACTGCGGCTGGCCGTCCTTCTACTCCCCCGCCGGCAACGACAACGTCATCGAACGAGTGGACAACTCACTCGGCATGAGGCGCGTCGAGGTCCTGTGCGCGAACTGCGAGTCCCACCTGGGACACGTCTTTGAGGGCGAGGGCTACCAGACCCCCACGGATCTGCGTTACTGCATTAACTCGATTTCCATGAAACTCGAGGAAAAGAGCGTCGATAAGTAA
- the hemQ gene encoding hydrogen peroxide-dependent heme synthase, with product MAHPDIDTLNNTERFSAYVTFKAIPGALGTDRAETIAQATDFFAQLEQEGKVTVRGLYNVTGIRPEADFMIWWHAERFEDLQDALSRFRRDTVLGQVVDLGWIGNGVHRPSEFNKRHLPAFIMGEEPGDWITVYPFIRSYDWYLMDAEDRSRILREHGMAAADFADVRANTIPAFALGDYEWMLSFEAPELGRIVDLMHKMRYTEARLHVRDELPFYSGRRVNTVEELVSTLP from the coding sequence GTGGCACATCCAGACATTGACACCTTGAACAACACCGAGCGTTTCTCCGCCTATGTCACCTTCAAGGCCATCCCCGGCGCCCTGGGTACCGACCGAGCCGAGACCATCGCGCAGGCCACCGACTTCTTCGCCCAGCTGGAGCAGGAGGGCAAGGTCACCGTCCGCGGGCTCTACAACGTCACCGGCATCCGCCCCGAGGCCGACTTCATGATCTGGTGGCACGCCGAGCGTTTCGAGGACCTCCAGGACGCGCTCTCCCGTTTCCGCCGCGACACCGTCCTGGGCCAGGTCGTGGACCTGGGTTGGATCGGCAACGGCGTGCATCGCCCGTCCGAGTTCAACAAACGCCACCTGCCGGCCTTCATCATGGGGGAGGAGCCGGGCGACTGGATCACCGTCTACCCCTTCATCCGCTCCTATGACTGGTACCTCATGGACGCGGAGGATCGCAGCCGCATCCTGCGCGAGCACGGAATGGCGGCGGCCGACTTCGCCGACGTCCGCGCCAACACCATCCCCGCCTTCGCGCTGGGTGACTACGAGTGGATGCTCTCCTTCGAGGCCCCCGAGCTGGGACGCATCGTCGACCTCATGCACAAGATGCGTTACACCGAGGCGCGCCTGCACGTGCGCGACGAGCTGCCGTTCTACTCCGGCCGCCGCGTCAACACGGTGGAGGAGCTCGTCTCCACCCTTCCCTGA
- a CDS encoding DUF3000 domain-containing protein, translating to MSNSESTPSVPTSLSDRGTAAASENPAQDDEQSRTTPAAFTRAVESMHSARLRSELSLGTIRPPQRLAPFSHAVGIEVSHTIDPDTDHVPTDTEGDAYGRLILLHDPGADDAWDGTMRLVSYIQADMDDEVAADPFLPDVAWQWLTEGLDGTGAQYNNLGGTVTSTASVRFGEIGGPPRAHQLEMRASWTAEGSELAAHVEAFATVLANVAGLPPEGVTELGR from the coding sequence GTGAGCAACTCAGAATCGACCCCGAGCGTGCCGACATCGCTGAGCGACCGAGGCACCGCCGCCGCGTCCGAGAACCCGGCACAGGACGACGAGCAGTCCCGAACCACCCCGGCGGCCTTCACCCGCGCGGTCGAATCCATGCACTCCGCGCGCCTGCGCAGCGAGCTCTCCCTGGGCACCATCCGCCCGCCCCAGCGACTGGCGCCGTTCAGCCACGCCGTGGGCATCGAGGTCTCCCACACCATCGACCCCGACACCGATCACGTGCCCACCGACACCGAGGGCGACGCCTACGGCCGCCTGATCCTGCTCCACGACCCGGGCGCGGACGATGCCTGGGACGGGACAATGCGCCTGGTTTCCTACATCCAGGCGGACATGGACGACGAGGTGGCCGCAGACCCCTTCCTCCCCGACGTGGCCTGGCAGTGGCTCACCGAGGGGCTCGACGGCACCGGGGCGCAGTACAACAACCTCGGCGGAACGGTCACCTCCACCGCGTCCGTGCGTTTCGGCGAGATCGGCGGCCCCCCGCGCGCCCACCAGCTGGAGATGCGCGCCTCCTGGACTGCCGAGGGCTCCGAGCTCGCGGCCCACGTCGAGGCGTTCGCGACCGTCCTGGCCAACGTAGCCGGCCTTCCCCCCGAGGGGGTCACGGAGCTGGGGCGCTAG
- a CDS encoding HRDC domain-containing protein yields the protein MSEPVTRPPSGRPPLLNSPEDFTAAAERLAAGRGPVAIDTERASGFRYGDRAFLLQIRRRGCGTLLLDPEGHRADLTEAFAPVLDELSWVIHAAASDLPSLAMLGLHPAALFDTELAGRLAGFERVNLAAMHEEVLGISLAKGHGAEDWSTRPLPDSWLDYAALDVEWLLELAEAMAELLDAAGKLDIAHQEFEHLRLTHLEPPAPTQWRAAKGMATLKSSEQLAAGERLWRTRERLAQDSDTAVTRVLATKTMVDMAKRLPTTAAELKRVDGGERLRGKRPAFWLSEVAAARRSDRDTWPRPERSASQVPSPKSWQSLDPESWEVLTELRADLAELSEAVNIPAENILRPALLRAAVWHSLGDGSIHTAEQLRRFLAAEGAREWQIDATTPLIAARVF from the coding sequence GTGAGCGAACCCGTAACCCGGCCCCCCTCGGGCCGACCCCCGCTGCTGAACTCCCCGGAAGACTTCACGGCTGCGGCCGAGCGCCTCGCCGCTGGCAGGGGCCCGGTGGCGATCGACACCGAGCGCGCCTCCGGATTCCGCTACGGCGACCGCGCCTTTCTCCTGCAGATCCGCCGCCGCGGATGCGGGACACTCCTGTTGGACCCGGAAGGCCACCGCGCGGACCTCACCGAGGCCTTCGCGCCCGTGCTGGATGAGTTGTCCTGGGTGATCCACGCCGCCGCCTCCGATCTCCCCTCCCTGGCCATGCTCGGCCTGCACCCGGCCGCACTGTTCGACACCGAACTCGCCGGGCGCCTCGCCGGTTTCGAGCGGGTAAACCTCGCCGCCATGCACGAGGAGGTCCTGGGGATCTCGCTGGCCAAGGGCCACGGCGCGGAAGACTGGTCCACCCGCCCACTTCCCGACAGCTGGCTCGACTACGCGGCCCTCGACGTGGAATGGCTGCTCGAACTCGCCGAGGCCATGGCGGAGCTTCTCGACGCAGCCGGCAAGCTCGACATCGCCCACCAGGAGTTTGAGCACCTGCGCCTGACCCACCTCGAGCCGCCCGCGCCGACCCAGTGGCGCGCCGCCAAGGGCATGGCCACGCTGAAGTCCTCCGAGCAGCTCGCCGCGGGCGAACGGCTGTGGCGCACCCGGGAGAGGCTGGCGCAGGATTCGGACACCGCCGTCACCCGGGTGCTGGCCACCAAGACGATGGTGGACATGGCCAAACGCCTGCCCACCACCGCCGCGGAGCTGAAGAGGGTAGACGGCGGCGAGAGGCTCCGGGGCAAACGCCCGGCCTTCTGGCTGTCCGAGGTCGCCGCCGCGAGGCGCTCGGACCGGGACACCTGGCCGCGCCCGGAGCGCTCGGCCTCCCAGGTACCGTCGCCGAAGTCCTGGCAGTCCCTCGATCCCGAGTCCTGGGAGGTGCTCACCGAGCTGCGCGCGGACCTCGCGGAACTGTCGGAGGCGGTGAACATCCCGGCGGAGAACATCCTGCGCCCCGCCCTGCTGCGTGCGGCGGTCTGGCACTCGCTCGGCGACGGCAGCATCCACACCGCCGAGCAGCTGCGCCGCTTCCTCGCCGCCGAGGGCGCGCGCGAGTGGCAGATCGACGCCACCACGCCGCTCATCGCGGCGCGCGTGTTCTAA
- the dxs gene encoding 1-deoxy-D-xylulose-5-phosphate synthase codes for MGILSELSSPADLKALDPGRLEELATEIRELLVSKVAVTGGHLGPNLGVVELTIALHRVFESPDEPIIFDTSHQSYVHKMLTGRADQFDTLRQKGGLSGYTDRGESEHDWTESSHASASLSYADGLAKGLQLAGRPERNVVAVVGDGALTGGLCWEALNNIAGSDRNVVVVVNDNGRSYSPTIGGFAANLAGIRMQHGYDEIMQEGKKRLKQMGWVGERTFEALAAFKEGVKSQLLPTEMFSDLGMKYVGPVNGHDLKVLDNALHYARDYDGPLLVHVVTEKGHGFAPAVNNVADQMHSTGAMDPITGEPTSASEPGWTSKFSDDLVELAGRRRDIVAITAAMAGPTGLQAFADTYPRRFFDVGIAEAHAVTSAAGLALTGLHPVVALYSTFLNRGFDQLLMDVGLLKLPVTLVLDRAGITGSDGASHNGVWDLSVASVVPGIRIAAPRDGAQLTELFHEAVDIDDGPTVVRFPKGNLPEEMTALTRTADGVDILRYSDAVEGSPSVLLIAVGPLTATAVEAAEALEADVTVLDPRWCFPVADSILALAADHDLVVVAEDGILRGGIGSAVSEALNAAGIDTPLRQLAFPSYFPRHCSRNELLAEVGLDVRGMTESLRGWIDELSS; via the coding sequence ATGGGAATCCTCAGCGAACTGTCATCACCCGCCGACCTCAAGGCGCTCGATCCCGGGCGGCTCGAGGAGCTGGCCACCGAGATCCGGGAGCTCCTGGTGAGCAAGGTCGCCGTCACCGGCGGCCACCTAGGCCCCAATCTCGGTGTCGTTGAGCTGACCATCGCCCTGCACCGGGTGTTCGAGTCCCCCGATGAACCCATCATCTTCGACACCTCCCACCAGTCCTACGTGCACAAGATGCTCACCGGGCGCGCGGATCAGTTCGACACCCTCCGCCAGAAGGGCGGCCTCTCCGGCTACACCGACCGCGGCGAGTCCGAGCACGACTGGACGGAATCCTCCCACGCCTCCGCCTCGCTGTCCTACGCCGACGGCCTGGCCAAGGGGCTGCAGCTCGCCGGGCGCCCGGAACGCAACGTCGTCGCCGTGGTGGGCGACGGCGCGCTGACCGGCGGCCTGTGCTGGGAGGCACTGAACAACATCGCCGGCAGCGACCGCAACGTGGTCGTCGTGGTCAACGACAACGGCCGCAGCTACTCGCCCACAATCGGCGGGTTCGCCGCCAACCTCGCCGGCATCCGCATGCAGCACGGCTACGACGAGATCATGCAGGAGGGCAAGAAGCGCCTCAAGCAGATGGGCTGGGTCGGGGAGCGCACCTTCGAGGCGCTCGCCGCCTTCAAGGAGGGCGTGAAGTCGCAGCTGCTGCCCACCGAGATGTTCTCCGACCTGGGCATGAAGTACGTCGGCCCGGTCAACGGCCACGACCTCAAGGTGCTGGACAACGCGCTGCACTACGCCCGAGACTACGACGGCCCGCTGCTCGTTCACGTGGTCACGGAGAAGGGCCACGGATTCGCCCCGGCGGTGAACAACGTCGCCGACCAGATGCACTCCACCGGGGCGATGGACCCCATCACCGGTGAGCCCACCAGCGCCTCCGAGCCCGGATGGACGTCGAAGTTCTCCGACGACCTGGTCGAGCTGGCCGGCCGACGCCGCGACATCGTCGCCATCACCGCCGCCATGGCCGGGCCCACCGGGCTGCAGGCCTTCGCGGACACCTACCCGCGCCGGTTCTTCGACGTGGGCATCGCCGAGGCCCACGCCGTCACCTCCGCGGCCGGGCTGGCACTCACCGGCCTGCACCCGGTCGTGGCGCTCTACTCGACGTTCCTCAACCGCGGATTCGATCAGCTGCTCATGGATGTCGGCCTGCTCAAACTGCCGGTCACCCTCGTGCTCGACCGCGCGGGCATCACCGGTTCCGACGGTGCCAGCCACAACGGCGTGTGGGACTTGTCGGTCGCTTCGGTCGTCCCCGGCATCCGCATCGCGGCCCCGCGCGACGGTGCGCAGCTCACCGAACTCTTCCACGAGGCCGTGGACATCGACGACGGCCCGACCGTTGTGCGGTTCCCCAAGGGAAACCTGCCGGAGGAGATGACGGCCCTGACCCGCACCGCGGACGGGGTGGACATCCTGCGCTACAGCGACGCGGTAGAGGGCTCACCCTCGGTCCTGCTGATCGCAGTGGGGCCGCTGACGGCCACCGCCGTGGAGGCCGCGGAGGCCCTGGAGGCGGACGTCACCGTGCTCGATCCCCGCTGGTGTTTCCCGGTGGCGGATTCAATTCTCGCCCTGGCGGCGGACCATGACCTCGTCGTTGTCGCCGAGGACGGTATCCTCCGCGGGGGCATCGGCTCCGCCGTGTCCGAGGCCCTCAACGCGGCGGGCATCGACACCCCGCTGCGCCAGCTCGCGTTCCCCAGCTACTTCCCCCGGCACTGCTCCCGCAACGAACTGCTTGCCGAGGTGGGGCTCGATGTCCGGGGAATGACCGAGTCCCTGCGCGGCTGGATCGACGAGCTGTCCAGCTAG